The genomic window CCTGCCTTAACAGCCCCATATCTGCACCCCCAGACCCACACTTGCAACCCCAGATCCATatctgctcccccagccccatttctgcCATCCAACCTACCCCCCATGGCCCATATCTGCCCCCCAGTCCTCCTCTAcagccccatatctgcccccacagccccatatcTGGCCACCCAGACCCATATCAGCACTCAAGACCCATATGTGCCCTACAACCTGCCTCTacagccccatatccacccccaACCTGCCCTCCCAACCCCNNNNNNNNNNNNNNNNNNNNNNNNNNNNNNNNNNNNNNNNNNNNNNNNNNNNNNNNNNNNNNNNNNNNNNNNNNNNNNNNNNNNNNNNNNNNNNNNNNNNNNNNNNNNNNNNNNNNNNNNNNNNNNNNNNNNNNNNNNNNNNNNNNNNNNNNNNNNNNNNNNNNNNNNNNNNNNNNNNNNNNNNNNNNNNNNNNNNNNNNNNNNNNNNNNNNNNNNNNNNNNNNNNNNNNNNNNNNNNNNNNNNNNNNNNNNNNNNNNNNNNNNNNNNNNNNNNNNNNNNNNNNNNNNNNNNNNNNNNNNNNNNNNNNNNNNNNNNNNNNNNNNNNNNNNNNNNNNNNNNNNNNNNNNNNNNNNNNNNNNNNNNNNNNNNNNNNNNNNNNNNNNNNNNNNNNNNNNNNNNNNNNNNNNNNNNNNNNNNNNNNNNNNNNNNNNNNNNNNNNNNNNNNNNNNNNNNNNNNNNNNNNNNNNNNNNNNNNNNNNNNNNNNNNNNNNNNNNNNNNNNNNNNNNNNNNNNNNNNNNNNNNNNNNNNNNNNNNNNNNNNNNNNNNNNNNNNNNNNNNNNNNNNNNNNNNNNNNNNNNNNNNNNNNNNNNNNNNNNNNNNNNNNNNNNNNNNNNNNNNNNNNNNNNNNNNNNNNNNNNNNNNNNNNNNNNNNNNNNNNNNNNNNNNNNNNNNNNNNNNNNNNNNNNNNNNNNNNNNNNNNNNNNNNNNNNNNNNNNNNNNNNNNNNNNNNNNNNNNNNNNNNNNNNNNNNNNNNNNNNNNNNNNNNNNNNNNNNNNNNNNNNNNNNNNNNNNNNNNNNNNNNNNNNNNNNNNNNNNNNNNNNNNNNNNNNNNNNNNNNNNNNNNNNNNNNNNNNNNNNNNNNNNNNNNNNNNNNNNNNNNNNNNNNNNNNNNNNNNNNNNNNNNNNNNNNNNNNNNNNNNNNNNNNNNNNNNNNNNNNNNNNNNNNNNNNNNNNNNNNNNNNNNNNNNNNNNNNNNNNNNNNNNNNNNNNNNNNNNNNNNNNNNNNNNNNNNNNNNNNNNNNNNNNNNNNNNNNNNNNNNNNNNNNNNNNNNNNNNNNNNNNNNNNNNNNNNNNNNNNNNNNNNNNNNNNNNNNNNNNNNNNNNNNNNNNNNNNNNNNNNNNNNNNNNNNNNNNNNNNNNNNNNNNNNNNNNNNNNNNNNNNNNNNNNNNNNNNNNNNNNNNNNNNNNNNNNNNNNNNNNNNNNNNNNNNNNNNNNNNNNNNNNNNNNNNNNNNNNNNNNNNNNNNNNNNNNNNNNNNNNNNNNNNNNNNNNNNNNNNNNNNNNNNNNNNNNNNNNNNNNNNNNNNNNNNNNNNNNNNNNNNNNNNNNNNNNNNNNNNNNNNNNNNNNNNNNNNNNNNNNNNNNNNNNNNNNNNNNNNNNNNNNNNNNNNNNNNNNNNNNNNNNNNNNNNNNNNNNNNNNNNNNNNNNNNNNNNNNNNNNNNNNNNNNNNNNNNNNNNNNNNNNNNNNNNNNNNNNNNNNNNNNNNNNNNNNNNNNNNNNNNNNNNNNNNNNNNNNNNNNNNNNNNNNNNNNNNNNNNNNNNNNNNNNNNNNNNNNNNNNNNNNNNNNNNNNNNNNNNNNNNNNNNNNNNNNNNNNNNNNNNNNNNNNNNNNNNNNNNNNNNNNNNNNNNNNNNNNNNNNNNNNNNNNNNNNNNNNNNNNNNNNNNNNNNNNNNNNNNNNNNNNNNNNNNNNNNNNNNNNNNNNNNNNNNNNNNNNNNNNNNNNNNNNNNNNNNNNNNNNNNNNNNNNNNNNNNNNNNNNNNNNNNNNNNNNNNNNNNNNNNNNNNNNNNNNNNNNNNNNNNNNNNNNNNNNNNNNNNNNNNNNNNNNNNNNNNNNNNNNNNNNNNNNNNNNNNNNNNNNNNNNNNNNNNNNNNNNNNNNNNNNNNNNNNNNNNNNNNNNNNNNNNNNNNNNNNNNNNNNNNNNNNNNNNNNNNNNNNNNNNNNNNNNNNNNNNNNNNNNNNNNNNNNNNNNNNNNNNNNNNNNNNNNNNNNNNNNNNNNNNNNNNNNNNNNNNNNNNNNNNNNNNNNNNNNNNNNNNNNNNNNNNNNNNNNNNNNNNNNNNNNNNNNNNNNNNNNNNNNNNNNNNNNNNNNNNNNNNNNNNNNNNNNNNNNNNNNNNNNNNNNNNNNNNNNNNNNNNNNNNNNNNNNNNNNNNNNNNNNNNNNNNNNNNNNNNNNNNNNNNNNNNNNNNNNNNNNNNNNNNNNNNNNNNNNNNNNNNNNNNNNNNNNNNNNNNNNNNNNNNNNNNNNNNNNNNNNNNNNNNNNNNNNNNNNNNNNNNNNNNNNNNNNNNNNNNNNNNNNNNNNNNNNNNNNNNNNNNNNNNNNNNNNNNNNNNNNNNNNNNNNNNNNNNNNNNNNNNNNNNNNNNNNNNNNNNNNNNNNNNNNNNNNNNNNNNNNNNNNNNNNNNNNNNNNNNNNNNNNNNNNNNNNNNNNNNNNNNNNNNNNNNNNNNNNNNNNNNNNNNNNNNNNNNNNNNNNNNNNNNNNNNNNNNNNNNNNNNNNNNNNNNNNNNNNNNNNNNNNNNNNNNNNNNNNNNNNNNNNNNNNNNNNNNNNNNNNNNNNNNNNNNNNNNNNNNNNNNNNNNNNNNNNNNNNNNNNNNNNNNNNNNNNNNNNNNNNNNNNNNNNNNNNNNNNNNNNNNNNNNNNNNNNNNNNNNNNNNNNNNNNNNNNNNNNNNNNNNNNNNNNNNNNNNNNNNNNNNNNNNNNNNNNNNNNNNNNNNNNNNNNNNNNNNNNNNNNNNNNNNNNNNNNNNNNNNNNNNNNNNNNNNNNNNNNNNNNNNNNNNNNNNNNNNNNNNNNNNNNNNNNNNNNNNNNNNNNNNNNNNNNNNNNNNNNNNNNNNNNNNNNNNNNNNNNNNNNNNNNNNNNNNNNNNNNNNNNNNNNNNNNNNNNNNNNNNNNNNNNNNNNNNNNNNNNNNNNNNNNNNNNNNNNNNNNNNNNNNNNNNNNNNNNNNNNNNNNNNNNNNNNNNNNNNNNNNNNNNNNNNNNNNNNNNNNNNNNNNNNNNNNNNNNNNNNNNNNNNNNNNNNNNNNNNNNNNNNNNNNNNNNNNNNNNNNNNNNNNNNNNNNNNNNNNNNNNNNNNNNNNNNNNNNNNNNNNNNNNNNNNNNNNNNNNNNNNNNNNNNNNNNNNNNNNNNNNNNNNNNNNNNNNNNNNNNNNNNNNNNNNNNNNNNNNNNNNNNNNNNNNNNNNNNNNNNNNNNNNNNNNNNNNNNNNNNNNNNNNNNNNNNNNNNNNNNNNNNNNNNNNNNNNNNNNNNNNNNNNNNNNNNNNNNNNNNNNNNNNNNNNNNNNNNNNNNNNNNNNNNNNNNNNNNNNNNNNNNNNNNNNNNNNNNNNNNNNNNNNNNNNNNNNNNNNNNNNNNNNNNNNNNNNNNNNNNNNNNNNNNNNNNNNNNNNNNNNNNNNNNNNNNNNNNNNNNNNNNNNNNNNNNNNNNNNNNNNNNNNNNNNNNNNNNNNNNNNNNNNNNNNNNNNNNNNNNNNNNNNNNNNNNNNNNNNNNNNNNNNNNNNNNNNNNNNNNNNNNNNNNNNNNNNNNNNNNNNNNNNNNNNNNNNNNNNNNNNNNNNNNNNNNNNNNNNNNNNNNNNNNNNNNNNNNNNNNNNNNNNNNNNNNNNNNNNNNNNNNNNNNNNNNNNNNNNNNNNNNNNNNNNNNNNNNNNNNNNNNNNNNNNNNNNNNNNNNNNNNNNNNNNNNNNNNNNNNNNNNNNNNNNNNNNNNNNNNNNNNNNNNNNNNNNNNNNNNNNNNNNNNNNNNNNNNNNNNNNNNNNNNNNNNNNNNNNNNNNNNNNNNNNNNNNNNNNNNNNNNNNNNNNNNNNNNNNNNNNNNNNNNNNNNNNNNNNNNNNNNNNNNNNNNNNNNNNNNNNNNNNNNNNNNNNNNNNNNNNNNNNNNNNNNNNNNNNNNNNNNNNNNNNNNNNNNNNNNNNNNNNNNNNNNNNNNNNNNNNNNNNNNNNNNNNNNNNNNNNNNNNNNNNNNNNNNNNNNNNNNNNNNNNNNNNNNNNNNNNNNNNNNNNNNNNNNNNNNNNNNNNNNNNNNNNNNNNNNNNNNNNNNNNNNNNNNNNNNNNNNNNNNNNNNNNNNNNNNNNNNNNNNNNNNNNNNNNNNNNNNNNNNNNNNNNNNNNNNNNNNNNNNNNNNNNNNNNNNNNNNNNNNNNNNNNNNNNNNNNNNNNNNNNNNNNNNNNNNNNNNNNNNNNNNNNNNNNNNNNNNNNNNNNNNNNNNNNNNNNNNNNNNNNNNNNNNNNNNNNNNNNNNNNNNNNNNNNNNNNNNNNNNNNNNNNNNNNNNNNNNNNNNNNNNNNNNNNNNNNNNNNNNNNNNNNNNNNNNNNNNNNNNNNNNNNNNNNNNNNNNNNNNNNNNNNNNNNNNNNNNNNNNNNNNNNNNNNNNNNNNNNNNNNNNNNNNNNNNNNNNNNNNNNNNNNNNNNNNNNNNNNNNNNNNNNNNNNNNNNNNNNNNNNNNNNNNNNNNNNNNNNNNNNNNNNNNNNNNNNNNNNNNNNNNNNNNNNNNNNNNNNNNNNNNNNNNNNNNNNNNNNNNNNNNNNNNNNNNNNNNNNNNNNNNNNNNNNNNNNNNNNNNNNNNNNNNNNNNNNNNNNNNNNNNNNNNNNNNNNNNNNNNNNNNNNNNNNNNNNNNNNNNNNNNNNNNNNNNNNNNNNNNNNNNNNNNNNNNNNNNNNNNNNNNNNNNNNNNNNNNNNNNNNNNNNNNNNNNNNNNNNNNNNNNNNNNNNNNNNNNNNNNNNNNNNNNNNNNNNNNNNNNNNNNNNNNNNNNNNNNNNNNNNNNNNNNNNNNNNNNNNNNNNNNNNNNNNNNNNNNNNNNNNNNNNNNNNNNNNNNNNNNNNNNNNNNNNNNNNNNNNNNNNNNNNNNNNNNNNNNNNNNNNNNNNNNNNNNNNNNNNNNNNNNNNNNNNNNNNNNNNNNNNNNNNNNNNNNNNNNNNNNNNNNNNNNNNNNNNNNNNNNNNNNNNNNNNNNNNNNNNNNNNNNNNNNNNNNNNNNNNNNNNNNNNNNNNNNNNNNNNNNNNNNNNNNNNNNNNNNNNNNNNNNNNNNNNNNNNNNNNNNNNNNNNNNNNNNNNNNNNNNNNNNNNNNNNNNNNNNNNNNNNNNNNNNNNNNNNNNNNNNNNNNNNNNNNNNNNNNNNNNNNNNNNNNNNNNNNNNNNNNNNNNNNNNNNNNNNNNNNNNNNNNNNNNNNNNNNNNNNNNNNNNNNNNNNNNNNNNNNNNNNNNNNNNNNNNNNNNNNNNNNNNNNNNNNNNNNNNNNNNNNNNNNNNNNNNNNNNNNNNNNNNNNNNNNNNNNNNNNNNNNNNNNNNNNNNNNNNNNNNNNNNNNNNNNNNNNNNNNNNNNNNNNNNNNNNNNNNNNNNNNNNNNNNNNNNNNNNNNNNNNNNNNNNNNNNNNNNNNNNNNNNNNNNNNNNNNNNNNNNNNNNNNNNNNNNNNNNNNNNNNNNNNNNNNNNNNNNNNNNNNNNNNNNNNNNNNNNNNNNNNNNNNNNNNNNNNNNNNNNNNNNNNNNNNNNNNNNNNNNNNNNNNNNNNNNNNNNNNNNNNNNNNNNNNNNNNNNNNNNNNNNNNNNNNNNNNNNNNNNNNNNNNNNNNNNNNNNNNNNNNNNNNNNNNNNNNNNNNNNNNNNNNNNNNNNNNNNNNNNNNNNNNNNNNNNNNNNNNNNNNNNNNNNNNNNNNNNNNNNNNNNNNNNNNNNNNNNNNNNNNNNNNNNNNNNNNNNNNNNNNNNNNNNNNNNNNNNNNNNNNNNNNNNNNNNNNNNNNNNNNNNNNNNNNNNNNNNNNNNNNNNNNNNNNNNNNNNNNNNNNNNNNNNNNNNNNNNNNNNNNNNNNNNNNNNNNNNNNNNNNNNNNNNNNNNNNNNNNNNNNNNNNNNNNNNNNNNNNNNNNNNNNNNNNNNNNNNNNNNNNNNNNNNNNNNNNNNNNNNNNNNNNNNNNNNNNNNNNNNNNNNNNNNNNNNNNNNNNNNNNNNNNNNNNNNNNNNNNNNNNNNNNNNNNNNNNNNNNNNNNNNNNNNNNNNNNNNNNNNNNNNNNNNNNNNNNNNNNNNNNNNNNNNNNNNNNNNNNNNNNNNNNNNNNNNNNNNNNNNNNNNNNNNNNNNNNNNNNNNNNNNNNNNNNNNNNNNNNNNNNNNNNNNNNNNNNNNNNNNNNNNNNNNNNNNNNNNNNNNNNNNNNNNNNNNNNNNNNNNNNNNNNNNNNNNNNNNNNNNNNNNNNNNNNNNNNNNNNNNNNNNNNNNNNNNNNNNNNNNNNNNNNNNNNNNNNNNNNNNNNNNNNNNNNNNNNNNNNNNNNNNNNNNNNNNNNgctatggggcagttatggggtctatggggtggatgtggggggctatggggcagttatggggtggctgtgggggccatggggcctatggggcagatatggaGGGCTATGGGATGgctatgggtgtctatggggcagatacGGAGGGCtatgggatggctatggggCACCTATAGGGCAgatatagggcagctatggggcggctgTAGGGGCcatgggggcctatggggcagatatggagggctgtggggcaggtATGGAGGGCTATGGGATGggtatggggggctatgggatggatatggggcagctatggggtggctgtgggggcCATGTGgcctatggggcagatatggaggggtatgggatggatatggggcgctatggggcggatatgggatggatatggggtctgGGTGTGGATATGGGGGGACACAGGGGGCTATGGGGCAACTATGGGGGCcatggggggctgtggggtggatatgggggtctatggggcaggtatGGAGGGCTATGGGATGAATATGGGGCAGATatagggcagttatggggtggctgtgggggccatggggtctatggggcagatacGGAGGGctatgggatggatatgggtggctatgggggtctatggggcaggtatGGAGGGctatgggatggatatgggtggctatgggggtctatggggcagatacGGAGGGCTATGGGATGgctatgggtgtctatggggcagatacGGAGGGCTATGGGATGGCTATGGGATGggtatggggggctatgggatgggtatggggggctatgggatgggtatgggtggctatggggcagctatggggcagctatgggggtctatggggcaggtatGGAGGGctatgggatggatatgggtggctatgggggtctatggggcagatacGGAGGGCTATGGGATGAATATGGGGCAgatatagggcagctatggggtggctatgggatggctatggggcggctatggggcagctatggggcagctatggggcagctatgggtcatCTCTAGGTGATGTCTATGTGACCCATCACTGAGTGCAGCAGACCATGGCCGCATCGTTGAGGCCGGTGTCATCCTGTGACCGTTGCGGTGCCTCCACCCTGGTCCTGATGCCGCAGATCCCCACATGTGTGGGGCACGGCTGGCTCCAATTGCCCCATTGCCCCCGAGCTCCGCCCCCCCCGTCCAACACGGTCCCGTCCGAGCACATGAACGACGCGTCGTTGGCCGCTGTGTCGTCCCGGAACCCGCCGCGAGGGGGCTCCACCCGCAACCGGAACGACGTGAGGCGGGACGAGCGGGGGCAGCCGCGGGCGGGGAGCCAGGAACCCCAGCTATGGGGGGAAGGGAGTTAGGGGgctatagggacacatagggacccatagagaccccataaggacatatagggacacccaccccatagagaccccatagagacccatagggacacataggggcAGCCCCGGGCAAGGAGCCAGGCACCCCAGCTATGGGGAAAGGGGAgttagggaccccatagagaccccatagagacacatagagacccatagagaccccatagagacacataggagCCAGGCACCCCAGCTATGGGGAAAGGGGAgataggggtctatagggacccatagggacacatagggacacatagagacacatagggacacatagagacccatagggacacatagggacacataggagCCAGGCACCCCAGCTATGGGGAAAGGGGAGTTAGGGggctatagggaccccatagagacacatagagaccccataaggacatatagggacacccaccccatagagaccccatagagacccatagggacacatagagaccccaNcatagagaccccatagagacccatagggacacatagagaccccagcTATGGGGAAAGGGGAGTTAGGGggctatagggaccccatagagacacatagagacccataggagcCAGGCACCCCAGCTATGGGGAAAGGGGAgttggggaccccatagagaccccatagagacccatagagaccccataaggacatatagggacacccaccccatagagaccccatagagaccccatagggacacatagggacacatagagacccatagggacacataggggcAGCCGCGGGCAGGGAGCCAGGCACCCCAGCTATGGGGAAAGGGAGTTAGGGggctatagggacccatagggacatataggaGCCAGGCACCCCAGCTATGGGGAAAGGGGAGTTAGGGGGCTgtagggaccccatagagacccatagggacatatagggacacatagggacacataggagCCAGTCACCCCAGCTATGGGGAAAGGGGAgttagggggctatggggacccatagagacccatagggacacatagagacccatagggacccatagagacccatagagacccatagggacacatagagacccatagggacccatagggacacatagagacccatagggacacatagagacccatagggacacatagagacccatagggacacataggggcAGCCCCGGGCAGGGAGCCAGGCACCCCAGCtatggggggaaaggggagttagggggctatggggacccatagggacacatagggacacatagggacacatagagaccccatagagacacataggagCCAGGCACCCCAGCTATGGGGGGAAGGGGAgttagggaccccatagagaccccatagggaccccatagagacacatagggacacataggaacCAGTCACCCCAGCTATGGGGGGAAGGGAGTTAGGGggctatagggacccatagagacacatagagacacatagggacacataggggcAGCCCCGGGCAGGGAGCCAGGAACCCCAGCTATGGGGGGAAAGGGAgttagggggctatggggacccatagggacacatagagaccccatagagaccccatagagacacatagagaccccatagagaccccatagagacccatagggacacatagggacacatagagacccatagggacacatagagaccccagctatggggggaaggggagttagggggctatggggacatatagggatcccatagagacacatagagacccataggagcCAGGCACCCCAGCtatggggggaaaggggagttagggggctatagggacccatagggacacatagggacactatagggacacccaccccatagagaccccatagagacccatagggacacatagagaccccagcTATGGGGAAAGGGGAGTTAGGGGGCTATAGGGNATGGGGAAAGGGGAGTTAGGGggctatagggacccatagggacacatagggaccccatagagaccccatagggacatataggaGCCAGGCACCCCAGCtatggggggaaaggggagttagggggctatggggacacatagggacccatagggacatatagggaccccatagagacacataggagCCAGTCACCCCAGCTATGGGGGGAAAGGGAgttagggaccccatagagacacatagagacccatagagaccccatagggacacatagagaccccatagagacacacagggacacatagGAGCCAGGCACCCCAGCTATGGGGGGAAGGGGAgttagggggctatggggacccatagggacatataggaGCCAGGCACCCCAGCTATGGGGAAAGGGAGTTAGGGGGCTaaagggacccatagggacacatagggacccatagggacacatagagacccatagggacacatagagacccatagggacacataggggcAGCCGCGGGCAGGGAGCCAGGCACCCCAGCTATGGGGAAAGGGGAgttagggaccccatagagaccccatagagacacatagagacacatagagacacatagagaccccatagggacccatagggacacatagagacccca from Coturnix japonica isolate 7356 unplaced genomic scaffold, Coturnix japonica 2.1 chrUnrandom748, whole genome shotgun sequence includes these protein-coding regions:
- the LOC107307654 gene encoding vitelline membrane outer layer protein 1 homolog, with protein sequence MEPPQGVFRDDTALNGIQLLCNEKGVITSSEGLWGSWLPARGCPRSSRLTSFRLRVEPPRGGFRDDTAANDASFMCSDGTVLDGGGGARGQWGNWSQPCPTHVGICGIRTRVEAPQRSQDDTGLNDAAMVCCTQ